From a single Aythya fuligula isolate bAytFul2 chromosome 16, bAytFul2.pri, whole genome shotgun sequence genomic region:
- the R3HDML gene encoding peptidase inhibitor R3HDML → MPRLRLHLCFTGVLCWLAHEAGSFALPNATELLSPPSSAGPGPAPGTGVPRGRRRRSLAPREVSAILDYHNQVRAQVSPPAANMEYMVWDERLARAAEAWAVQCVWDHGPPQLMKYVGQNLSIHSGRYRSVVDMVRSWHHEQQHFSFPHPRECNPRCPSKCSGSVCSHYTQMVWASSNRLGCAIHACSNVRVWGSTWRRAVLLVCNYAIKGNWIGEAPYKVGRPCSACPPSYGGVCSNNMCFTGLKSNQVGWL, encoded by the exons ATGCCGCGGCTGCGCTTGCACCTCTGCTTCACCGGCGTGCTCTGCTGGCTGGCGCACGAGGCCGGCTCCTTCGCGCTGCCCAACGCCACCGAGCTCCTGTCCCCGCCCagcagcgcggggccggggccggctccTGGCACCGGGgtgccccgcggccgccgccgccgctccctgGCCCCCCGCGAGGTGAGCGCCATCCTGGACTACCACAACCAGGTGCGGGCGCAGGTGTCCCCCCCGGCCGCCAACATGGAGTACATG GTGTGGGACGAGCGGCTGGCCAGGGCGGCGGAGGCGTGGGCCGTGCAGTGCGTGTGGGACCACGGCCCCCCCCAGCTGATGAAGTACGTGGGGCAGAACCTCTCCATCCACTCGGGCAG GTACCGCTCCGTGGTGGACATGGTGCGCTCGTGGCACCACGAGCAGCAGCACTTCTCCTTCCCGCACCCCCGCGAGTGCAACCCCCGCTGCCCCTCCAAGTGCAGCGGCTCCGTCTGCAGCCACTACACCCAG ATGGTGTGGGCGTCCTCCAACAGGCTGGGCTGCGCCATCCACGCCTGCAGCAACGTGCGGGTTTGGGGCAGCACGTGGCGCCGCGCCGTCCTCCTCGTCTGCAACTACGCCATCAA GGGCAACTGGATCGGGGAGGCGCCCTACAAGGTGGGGAGGCCGTGCTCAGCCTGCCCGCCCTCCTACGGCGGGGTCTGCTCCAACAACATGTGCTTCACGGGACTCAAATCCAACCAAGTGGGCTGGCTGTAG